Proteins from a single region of Butyrivibrio fibrisolvens:
- a CDS encoding type II secretion system protein: MIKFLRNYRNNAEENQEDNKGFSLVELIIVIAIMAILVAVLAPQFLQYVERSRNSTDASNATSIVAAVQTYLADPANSAEVKGFSTDTVTVDADGFSPTDGVLGKALAAAGYDEKADIKCKSTSAWTEYTIKFTYDKGSLNVEYGGTDFANYMQNGAVKTTE; the protein is encoded by the coding sequence ATGATCAAGTTCCTTCGTAATTACAGAAACAACGCAGAAGAGAATCAGGAAGATAACAAGGGTTTTTCACTTGTTGAGCTTATTATCGTAATCGCTATTATGGCTATCCTTGTAGCTGTACTTGCACCTCAGTTCTTACAGTATGTAGAAAGATCAAGAAATTCAACAGACGCTTCTAATGCTACAAGCATTGTTGCAGCTGTTCAGACATACCTTGCAGATCCTGCAAATAGTGCAGAAGTTAAGGGATTTTCAACAGATACAGTCACAGTTGATGCTGATGGATTTTCTCCAACTGATGGTGTATTAGGTAAAGCTCTTGCTGCAGCAGGATATGATGAAAAAGCTGATATAAAATGTAAATCCACATCTGCATGGACTGAATATACAATAAAATTCACTTATGATAAAGGAAGCCTTAATGTAGAATATGGTGGTACAGATTTTGCAAATTACATGCAGAACGGTGCTGTTAAGACTACTGAGTAA
- a CDS encoding PilZ domain-containing protein, which yields MEKERRQINRVDYHSKSVIVLPDSAEKYVGETKNISPLGIAICVPYDTPSLLGQSVIIVAETLIMYADAVREDPIDNDQKLVAFTAKKFTQEVLEYLFEHITQ from the coding sequence ATGGAAAAAGAGCGCAGGCAGATAAACAGAGTAGATTATCATAGTAAAAGCGTTATAGTCCTACCGGACTCAGCTGAAAAATACGTAGGAGAAACAAAAAACATCTCCCCCCTTGGCATAGCAATATGTGTTCCATACGACACACCTTCACTCCTAGGCCAAAGCGTGATCATAGTAGCAGAAACCCTGATAATGTACGCAGATGCTGTACGCGAAGATCCCATAGATAATGACCAAAAGCTTGTAGCCTTCACTGCAAAGAAGTTCACCCAGGAAGTACTTGAGTACTTATTTGAACATATAACACAGTAA
- a CDS encoding DNA-binding response regulator, with protein MMKLEKDHTEDFFETGTEEWMEGYRILCVDDDINMLNTVEDILINTGYSVSLAKSGKQALEYIKKGINYQLVLLDVDMPDMDGYDTFRQIRGLEQGRDIPIIFLTAMDDPDFEIKGFEYGAADYITKPFVKSVFLARIKNRISSPLREKDIETEHFRKLAGELSDLELKVAEYIAEGLSNHEIADKTNYSYGYIKRVVSGILEKTDMKKRADIRQFLKR; from the coding sequence ATGATGAAATTGGAAAAAGACCATACAGAAGACTTTTTTGAAACCGGCACGGAGGAATGGATGGAAGGTTACCGAATTCTCTGCGTTGATGATGATATCAATATGCTTAATACCGTAGAGGACATACTTATCAATACAGGCTACAGCGTAAGCCTCGCCAAATCCGGGAAGCAGGCACTTGAATACATCAAAAAGGGCATCAATTATCAGCTCGTGCTTCTTGATGTGGACATGCCCGACATGGATGGGTATGATACCTTCAGGCAGATCAGAGGCCTTGAACAGGGAAGGGATATACCTATTATATTTCTTACGGCCATGGACGATCCCGATTTTGAGATCAAGGGTTTTGAATATGGCGCTGCTGATTATATCACCAAACCCTTTGTAAAAAGCGTCTTCCTTGCAAGGATCAAGAACAGGATCTCATCACCTCTTAGGGAAAAAGATATAGAGACTGAGCATTTTAGGAAGCTTGCCGGGGAGCTTTCGGATCTGGAACTTAAGGTCGCGGAGTATATTGCGGAGGGGCTTTCTAATCATGAGATTGCGGATAAGACTAATTATTCGTATGGGTATATAAAGCGAGTTGTGTCTGGAATTTTAGAAAAAACGGATATGAAGAAGCGGGCGGATATAAGGCAGTTTTTGAAAAGGTAG
- a CDS encoding ECF transporter S component produces MNNGLLKSISENTGYVAGFAIIIVIAFVISIICEKIAQKINKTNEPMFSTRKMVVIGLFAAISLVLMMFEIPLPFAPYFYKFDLSDLPALIAAFAFGPMTGVMIELIKILLELVIRGTQTAFVGELANFVIGCCFILPATIIYSFRKTRTMALISCLVGTLTITIVGSLLNVYFLLPAYAALWGAPIESFVAEGTAVNSNVTSVWTMVLYCVVPLNLIKGGIDSIITVFVYKRISVVLKNITFVYKKQLSK; encoded by the coding sequence ATGAATAACGGACTTCTTAAAAGTATTTCAGAAAATACTGGCTACGTTGCCGGTTTTGCGATCATCATCGTAATAGCTTTTGTTATCTCCATAATATGCGAGAAGATAGCGCAGAAGATCAACAAAACAAACGAACCAATGTTCAGCACCAGGAAGATGGTAGTTATCGGCTTATTCGCCGCTATTTCGCTCGTTCTTATGATGTTTGAGATACCGCTTCCATTTGCGCCTTATTTCTATAAATTTGATCTTTCCGACCTTCCGGCGCTTATCGCTGCGTTTGCATTCGGACCTATGACAGGCGTTATGATCGAGCTTATCAAGATCCTTCTTGAGCTTGTGATCAGAGGAACTCAGACAGCGTTCGTCGGAGAGCTTGCTAACTTTGTAATAGGATGCTGCTTCATACTTCCGGCAACTATCATCTATTCATTCAGAAAGACCCGTACAATGGCTCTTATTTCCTGCCTTGTAGGAACACTTACGATCACAATCGTCGGAAGCTTATTGAACGTTTACTTCCTTCTCCCTGCATATGCTGCACTCTGGGGCGCACCAATCGAAAGCTTTGTAGCAGAAGGAACAGCAGTTAACTCTAATGTTACTAGCGTGTGGACAATGGTTCTTTACTGCGTAGTACCGCTTAACCTCATTAAAGGCGGCATTGATTCTATCATCACAGTGTTTGTGTATAAGAGGATCAGCGTGGTTCTTAAGAATATAACATTCGTTTATAAAAAACAATTGAGCAAGTAA
- a CDS encoding GGDEF domain-containing protein: MVILFNKTNENIGNKREVRAFRGMLLSFMLYALIDLRLVMGDSFYRTFPKFFILFTTSLGMMAMTSSCFFWFLHVYYGNNVLTKHRTKRQLIIDSLILHIPFFICLILLLTPLNRFLFEFRDFKLISKPTVLFILSMDYIYLIAATIISLRQWKRASTKTDKKKYAMQIVFIIFFTISGGIIGMMMDLPAIEVCMLPVVLKLFVELQDSQIYTDALTKLNNRRRITEFINEELINCSIQEPLSVIMVDMDFFKSINDTLGHDEGDKALIVFSKALKKVVAPQNALAGRWGGDEFVIAGKDPRLIDGFKEALTGELSNISDLGYDLYFSIGIFKCTSNDLTYEEVLAKADEALYTKKNKRTMTASEYVKKLLESKEG; this comes from the coding sequence ATGGTCATCTTGTTCAATAAGACCAATGAGAATATAGGTAACAAGAGAGAAGTAAGAGCATTTCGCGGAATGCTCTTATCGTTTATGCTGTACGCACTTATAGACCTGCGACTTGTTATGGGAGATAGCTTCTACAGGACTTTCCCTAAGTTTTTTATTCTTTTTACAACAAGCCTTGGTATGATGGCCATGACATCGTCATGCTTTTTCTGGTTTTTGCACGTATATTATGGAAATAATGTACTGACTAAACATCGTACTAAGAGGCAGCTAATAATTGATAGCCTGATACTTCATATCCCGTTTTTTATATGTCTTATATTGCTGCTCACCCCTCTTAACAGATTCCTTTTTGAATTCCGGGACTTCAAACTGATATCCAAACCTACAGTATTGTTCATACTGTCTATGGACTACATATATCTTATAGCTGCGACGATCATATCCTTAAGGCAGTGGAAGAGAGCCAGTACCAAGACTGATAAAAAGAAATATGCAATGCAGATCGTATTCATCATCTTCTTCACCATAAGCGGAGGGATAATAGGAATGATGATGGACCTGCCCGCAATCGAAGTGTGCATGCTTCCTGTTGTATTAAAACTCTTTGTAGAACTCCAGGATTCTCAGATATATACAGATGCCCTGACTAAGCTCAACAACAGAAGACGCATCACAGAATTCATCAATGAAGAGTTAATAAACTGCAGTATACAAGAGCCTCTATCAGTGATCATGGTGGATATGGATTTCTTTAAGAGTATCAATGATACACTGGGGCATGACGAGGGCGATAAGGCTCTTATAGTATTCTCCAAGGCGTTAAAAAAAGTAGTAGCTCCTCAAAATGCTCTTGCAGGAAGATGGGGCGGAGACGAATTCGTTATAGCAGGTAAAGACCCCAGGCTTATAGATGGCTTCAAAGAAGCTCTGACGGGGGAACTTAGTAACATAAGTGATCTTGGATATGATCTTTATTTTAGTATAGGTATATTCAAATGTACTTCCAATGATCTGACATACGAAGAAGTGCTGGCTAAGGCCGACGAAGCCCTATATACAAAAAAGAATAAGAGAACCATGACAGCTTCCGAGTATGTCAAGAAACTCCTTGAATCTAAAGAAGGCTGA
- a CDS encoding ion transporter, whose amino-acid sequence MKKKDSKNKNLKFRNRVFRMISVGVVDEPINQMYDIISISALILNLGAAIMATFDDLQAKYGGIFQIIEVITVAFFAIDFILRVYTAKCHFPEKTEFGAIKKYIFSLDGIVDILSFLPYYLPFMFPSGAAAFKMFRVARILRLFRINAYYDSLNVITDVIKSKSQQLMSSVFIIIVLMIGSSLCMYSIEHDAQPEVFTNAFSGIWWSMSTLLTVGYGDIYPITAMGKFFGIIIAFLGVGIVAIPTGIISAGFVEQYTHLATVGSSTDTELNFIQVKIGDTDAWSGKSIRELKLPENIIIAALHRNNKTIIPKGNTQIQEGDQIVLGSEPLQKDKFINFKEMKLEYGHSWIGQRIDELDISRQTLIVMIRRGNKPIVPRGNLILAEGDIIFLYSETKAGIDL is encoded by the coding sequence GTGAAGAAGAAAGATTCCAAGAATAAAAATTTAAAGTTTAGAAATAGAGTCTTTAGGATGATATCGGTTGGTGTTGTCGATGAGCCGATTAATCAGATGTACGATATTATTAGTATATCTGCTCTTATACTGAATCTGGGTGCGGCTATCATGGCGACATTTGATGATCTTCAGGCTAAATATGGTGGGATTTTTCAGATAATTGAAGTTATAACTGTAGCTTTCTTTGCTATAGATTTTATATTAAGAGTATATACGGCTAAATGCCATTTTCCGGAGAAAACGGAATTTGGGGCTATTAAAAAGTATATTTTTTCTTTGGATGGTATAGTTGATATACTCTCGTTCCTACCATACTATCTGCCGTTTATGTTCCCGAGTGGGGCTGCTGCCTTTAAGATGTTCAGGGTGGCAAGAATCTTGAGACTGTTCAGAATCAATGCTTATTATGACTCACTTAATGTCATAACTGACGTTATTAAGAGTAAGAGTCAGCAGCTTATGTCTTCTGTTTTTATTATCATAGTTCTTATGATAGGTTCAAGTCTTTGCATGTATTCGATCGAGCATGATGCGCAGCCGGAGGTCTTCACTAATGCTTTCTCGGGTATCTGGTGGTCGATGTCTACACTTCTGACTGTGGGATATGGTGATATATATCCTATAACTGCGATGGGGAAGTTCTTTGGTATCATAATTGCTTTTCTGGGGGTTGGTATTGTTGCTATCCCTACTGGTATCATAAGTGCAGGATTCGTTGAACAGTATACGCATTTGGCTACAGTTGGTTCATCTACAGATACAGAGCTTAACTTTATTCAGGTTAAGATAGGCGATACTGATGCCTGGAGCGGCAAGAGCATAAGGGAGCTTAAACTTCCTGAAAATATCATAATCGCTGCTCTTCACAGAAATAATAAAACTATTATTCCCAAAGGAAATACACAGATTCAGGAAGGCGACCAGATTGTCCTTGGCTCTGAACCGCTTCAAAAGGACAAGTTCATTAACTTTAAGGAAATGAAGCTTGAGTATGGACATTCATGGATTGGCCAGAGGATAGATGAACTGGATATCTCAAGACAGACGCTGATTGTCATGATAAGACGTGGGAATAAACCTATAGTACCGAGAGGAAATCTGATACTTGCGGAAGGGGATATCATATTCCTTTATAGTGAGACTAAGGCGGGGATTGATCTGTAA
- a CDS encoding DUF6033 family protein, with the protein MALSNDISRITATQSMYDTSSYNKSVKKEDATNKAAPTETKSASKISGRTVGDVKLSEKAAKYYEKLKAKYPGMDFVLVAADQKDKVEANAAAYGQANKTVVLIDDEKIEKMAGDEKYAGKVEAIITNAEAQLKAVGSGLFGTGADVQGYGMKINDDGTATLFAVLKDSSKAQKARIEKKAAEKKAEEKAQHKKLEEKRAEKKADAKEAEEARKAEKSKAHDDDEYITITANTAYELLKKITDQAMLFRSDSVRCEEEMTVGQNFDFNV; encoded by the coding sequence ATGGCATTATCAAATGATATCTCGCGGATCACCGCTACGCAGTCCATGTATGATACTTCGTCATACAATAAATCCGTTAAAAAAGAAGATGCAACAAATAAAGCTGCGCCCACTGAAACAAAGTCTGCTTCTAAGATTTCAGGCAGAACTGTTGGTGATGTTAAGCTCAGTGAAAAAGCTGCCAAGTACTATGAGAAGCTGAAAGCTAAATATCCCGGAATGGATTTTGTCCTTGTTGCCGCAGATCAGAAGGATAAGGTAGAAGCTAATGCAGCAGCTTACGGCCAGGCCAACAAGACAGTTGTTCTTATCGATGATGAAAAGATCGAGAAGATGGCAGGTGACGAGAAGTATGCGGGCAAAGTTGAAGCGATCATTACAAATGCAGAAGCCCAGCTCAAAGCAGTAGGAAGCGGCTTGTTCGGAACCGGAGCAGATGTTCAGGGCTACGGCATGAAGATCAACGACGACGGCACAGCTACACTATTTGCAGTCCTCAAGGATTCTTCAAAAGCTCAGAAAGCCCGCATTGAGAAAAAAGCTGCAGAGAAAAAGGCAGAAGAGAAGGCTCAGCACAAAAAACTAGAAGAAAAACGGGCCGAGAAAAAGGCCGATGCCAAAGAAGCCGAAGAAGCAAGAAAAGCTGAAAAAAGCAAAGCCCATGACGATGATGAATATATAACTATAACTGCTAATACCGCTTATGAACTACTTAAAAAGATCACCGACCAGGCAATGCTCTTTAGGAGCGATAGCGTACGATGCGAAGAAGAGATGACGGTTGGGCAGAATTTTGATTTTAATGTTTAA
- a CDS encoding AAA family ATPase, protein MAEIQKKIDDLKKELETLPKGNITYKNIRGAKRMYLDGKYVKAADEVDAIARVDRRNKIEMELKDLLSGQFSVGSSTAPTAEYLTNVISGERLKPYIDGIKNYKHRECFGRLETFLNSKVTGKVCLLYGLRRTGKTIMLFQAIAMHDLNESAYIKIMSSNDMSMLNNDLRLLSERGIKYVFINEVTLMNDFIDSASLLSDVYAMSGMKIVLAGTDSLGLVFSSDEELYDRTVTIHTTFIPFREYSSLLDIHDIDEYIRYGGTFRVGETNFDDPELEDEGISFRDDESTRRYIDTAIARNIQHSLACYKDGAHFRHLIELYEADEFTNAVNRIIEDMNHRFLISVIERGFKSHDLGSATQIDRKRAAAEGRTSIMDQADKRGVLDRFMKILDIRNKNDLTVEITADHVSEIKEYLKLLDLIIDCPVETIGSNPSENVLFSQPGMRYCQAQALVYSIMKDESFDSFSIIKKNEFCNIILEEVKGRMLEEIVLLETKKILPREKRAFKLIFAVGEFDMVIADEKALTCEIFEVKHTDNIFKGQYKNLIDEEKCRLTEHKYGTITKKTVLYRGENTVVDGIHYVNVTEYLEKLDKS, encoded by the coding sequence ATGGCTGAAATCCAAAAAAAGATAGATGATCTTAAAAAAGAATTAGAGACGCTGCCTAAAGGGAATATAACATATAAAAATATCAGAGGTGCAAAGAGGATGTACCTTGATGGAAAGTATGTTAAGGCGGCTGATGAGGTTGATGCTATAGCTCGAGTAGATAGAAGAAATAAGATCGAGATGGAGCTAAAAGATCTTTTATCAGGTCAGTTTTCGGTAGGAAGTAGTACTGCGCCTACGGCTGAATATCTTACGAATGTTATTTCGGGAGAGAGACTTAAGCCCTATATCGATGGAATTAAGAATTATAAGCACAGAGAATGTTTTGGAAGACTGGAAACTTTTTTGAACTCCAAAGTTACGGGCAAGGTTTGCCTGCTCTATGGTCTTAGAAGAACAGGTAAGACAATTATGCTTTTTCAGGCCATAGCTATGCACGACTTGAATGAGTCAGCTTATATAAAGATCATGTCATCCAATGATATGTCTATGCTTAATAATGATCTGAGACTTTTGTCTGAAAGAGGTATAAAGTACGTATTTATCAATGAGGTTACTCTTATGAATGACTTTATCGATTCGGCATCATTATTGTCTGACGTATATGCAATGAGTGGCATGAAGATAGTCCTTGCCGGAACAGATTCCTTAGGGCTTGTTTTTTCAAGTGACGAGGAATTATATGACAGGACGGTAACTATACATACAACATTTATTCCTTTTAGAGAATACTCCTCACTATTAGATATTCATGATATTGACGAGTATATCAGATATGGTGGAACTTTCCGCGTAGGTGAAACCAATTTTGATGATCCTGAATTAGAGGATGAGGGTATATCATTTCGTGATGATGAGTCTACCAGACGTTATATAGATACAGCGATTGCCAGGAACATACAGCATAGTCTTGCCTGTTATAAGGACGGTGCACATTTCAGGCACTTGATCGAATTATACGAAGCTGATGAGTTTACTAATGCTGTAAATAGAATCATTGAGGATATGAACCATAGGTTCCTGATCTCTGTAATTGAAAGAGGCTTTAAATCGCATGACCTTGGTTCTGCTACTCAGATAGATAGAAAGCGTGCTGCGGCTGAGGGAAGAACCAGCATAATGGATCAGGCAGATAAGCGGGGCGTCCTTGATCGTTTTATGAAGATTCTTGATATCAGGAATAAAAATGACCTGACTGTAGAGATAACAGCTGATCATGTATCCGAGATTAAAGAGTACCTAAAACTATTGGATCTGATAATAGACTGTCCTGTAGAAACTATTGGCAGTAATCCTTCTGAAAATGTGCTGTTTTCCCAGCCCGGAATGAGATACTGTCAGGCTCAGGCATTGGTATATTCCATTATGAAAGATGAATCCTTCGATTCGTTTTCAATTATTAAAAAGAATGAGTTTTGCAATATCATTTTGGAAGAAGTAAAAGGAAGAATGCTTGAAGAGATAGTCCTTCTTGAGACTAAGAAGATTCTTCCTCGAGAAAAAAGAGCCTTTAAGCTGATCTTTGCAGTCGGTGAGTTTGACATGGTAATAGCTGATGAAAAAGCGCTTACTTGTGAGATATTCGAGGTTAAGCATACAGATAATATATTTAAAGGGCAATATAAAAATCTTATAGATGAGGAAAAATGCCGCCTCACAGAACATAAATACGGGACAATAACCAAAAAGACAGTATTATATCGTGGAGAGAATACTGTTGTTGATGGCATACATTATGTTAATGTGACCGAGTATCTTGAGAAGTTGGATAAGTCGTGA
- a CDS encoding ATPase, T2SS/T4P/T4SS family: MAFTRKRIRIGECLLNENFITQEKLDEALALQKSSGKRLGELLVENGFVTGEQLATALSRQLGLGIVNLQVIEIPDDILNMVPAQILRKHKVLPFEYKPGAPNTLHLAMSDPMDTVAIDDIGIVTNLSIEPVLSTSQSIMLALDKYYGNTDLKDAAEQYARERTHVQEESLQENAEVTNSPIVQLVTTMIESAVRQRASDIHIEPGPRNLRIRFRIDGALYERAVYNNNLLGAIVTRIKIVSGMDISEKRKPLDGRMTQIVDKLEYDIRVSTLPTVYGEKVVMRLASKSALNRSKDQLGLRPDEMAVFDRIISNPNGILLVTGPTGSGKSTTLYTALSELNREDVNIVTVEDPVEANINGINQVQVNPKAELSFASALRSILRQDPDIIMIGEIRDQETASIAVQASITGHLVVSTLHTNSAASTVTRLEDMGLEAYLIADSVIGIIAQRLIRRLCPDCKQAYEASAEEKRLLGVPENEPLTLYKKVGCPKCANTGFAGRTGVYEIMEVTHDLKLIIERKGTADEIKNQALKEGMKTLRMSATKYVLEGISTVDEMKKVSYEE, from the coding sequence ATGGCCTTCACTAGAAAACGTATCAGGATCGGCGAATGTCTTTTAAATGAAAACTTCATAACACAGGAAAAACTTGACGAAGCGCTTGCACTTCAAAAAAGTAGTGGTAAGCGTCTTGGTGAGCTGCTTGTTGAGAACGGTTTTGTTACCGGTGAACAGCTTGCCACAGCACTAAGCCGTCAGCTTGGACTTGGTATCGTCAATCTTCAGGTTATCGAGATCCCTGATGATATCCTTAACATGGTACCAGCCCAGATTCTGAGAAAACACAAGGTATTACCATTTGAATATAAGCCTGGTGCGCCCAATACACTGCATCTGGCAATGTCAGACCCTATGGATACGGTAGCGATCGATGATATCGGTATCGTTACCAATCTGTCCATTGAGCCGGTTCTGTCAACATCCCAGAGTATCATGCTGGCCCTTGATAAGTATTATGGCAATACAGATCTCAAGGATGCAGCAGAGCAGTACGCAAGAGAAAGAACTCATGTTCAGGAAGAATCTTTGCAGGAGAATGCAGAAGTTACCAATTCTCCTATCGTACAGCTTGTTACTACAATGATCGAATCGGCTGTTCGTCAGCGTGCATCTGATATTCACATTGAACCAGGTCCAAGGAATCTGCGTATCAGGTTCAGAATTGACGGTGCCCTGTATGAAAGAGCTGTTTATAACAATAACCTTCTTGGTGCCATAGTTACACGTATCAAGATCGTCAGTGGAATGGATATTTCTGAAAAGAGGAAACCTCTTGACGGACGTATGACGCAGATAGTCGATAAGCTTGAGTATGATATCCGTGTATCTACGCTTCCTACGGTTTATGGAGAAAAAGTCGTTATGCGACTTGCCTCCAAATCTGCCCTTAACAGAAGTAAGGATCAGCTGGGACTTCGCCCTGATGAAATGGCTGTTTTTGACAGGATCATATCCAATCCTAATGGAATCCTCCTCGTTACAGGACCTACAGGATCAGGTAAGTCAACGACCCTTTACACGGCGCTTTCCGAACTTAACAGAGAAGACGTTAATATCGTAACGGTTGAAGACCCTGTCGAAGCCAATATCAACGGAATCAATCAGGTACAGGTAAATCCTAAGGCAGAGCTTTCTTTTGCATCGGCCCTTCGTTCCATCCTGCGTCAGGACCCTGATATCATCATGATCGGTGAGATAAGAGACCAGGAGACTGCATCTATTGCAGTTCAGGCATCTATCACAGGTCACCTTGTAGTATCAACACTTCATACCAATTCTGCCGCCAGCACTGTAACAAGACTTGAGGATATGGGCCTTGAAGCCTATCTCATAGCGGATTCCGTAATAGGAATCATCGCCCAGCGTCTCATAAGGCGCCTGTGTCCTGACTGTAAGCAGGCCTATGAAGCTTCTGCTGAGGAAAAGAGGCTTCTTGGAGTCCCTGAAAATGAGCCGCTTACCCTCTATAAAAAGGTGGGATGCCCTAAGTGCGCTAATACCGGCTTTGCCGGACGAACGGGTGTATACGAGATCATGGAAGTTACTCATGACCTTAAGCTTATTATAGAAAGAAAAGGAACTGCTGATGAGATCAAGAACCAGGCGCTAAAAGAGGGAATGAAGACTCTTAGAATGAGTGCCACTAAATATGTTCTTGAAGGCATATCTACAGTAGATGAGATGAAGAAGGTTTCTTACGAGGAATAA
- a CDS encoding type II secretion system F family protein — protein sequence MASFGYVAFDSSGKQIKGSMDGDSRDYVIRELKIKGLTPVKVESQNLLTKDINFEIGGVKTKELAMFCRQFVSISKAGVPIIQNMQLLSEQTENKVLASAIKEIVTDIEKGETLTTSMEKHKKIFPNLLITTVGSGEASGNLDMAFERMAVQLEKSAMVEDMIKKAMVYPIIVLLVAIAVVGVMLVVVIPSYTDMFDQLGTELPAITKLVVRMSDFVIAKWYLLLAGAAAIIIFFKWFSSTPVGQLTLGRLQMKLPIIGDLTQKKACSNLSRTMSTLFASGVSIVDSLDITAKTMDNVLYKNALTETKDAVIAGQPMSLALENTKMFPPMMYHMIRIGEESGSTDEMLEKLAEYYDQEVESATAALMAAMEPMIIIVLAGIVGFLIAAVMSPMVTMYQSLDNL from the coding sequence ATGGCTTCATTTGGATACGTTGCTTTTGATTCTTCCGGTAAGCAGATCAAAGGCAGTATGGACGGCGATAGCCGTGATTATGTCATAAGAGAACTTAAGATCAAGGGCCTGACGCCTGTTAAAGTTGAAAGTCAGAATCTTTTGACCAAGGATATCAACTTTGAAATAGGCGGAGTCAAGACCAAGGAACTTGCTATGTTCTGCCGCCAGTTCGTAAGTATATCCAAAGCCGGCGTTCCTATCATTCAGAACATGCAGCTCCTTTCCGAACAGACAGAAAACAAGGTGCTTGCAAGTGCTATCAAGGAGATCGTAACAGACATTGAAAAGGGTGAGACCCTGACAACTTCTATGGAAAAACATAAGAAGATATTCCCGAATCTTCTTATTACAACAGTAGGTTCCGGTGAAGCTTCCGGTAACCTGGATATGGCCTTTGAGAGAATGGCTGTCCAGCTTGAGAAAAGTGCCATGGTCGAAGACATGATCAAAAAAGCCATGGTCTACCCGATAATCGTTTTGCTTGTTGCAATAGCAGTTGTCGGCGTAATGCTTGTCGTAGTCATTCCTTCTTATACAGATATGTTTGATCAGCTAGGAACAGAACTCCCGGCTATTACCAAGCTGGTAGTCAGGATGAGTGACTTTGTAATAGCCAAGTGGTATCTGCTTCTGGCAGGAGCGGCAGCCATCATCATCTTTTTTAAATGGTTCAGCTCAACGCCTGTTGGCCAGCTGACACTTGGCAGACTACAGATGAAGCTTCCTATAATAGGAGACCTCACCCAGAAAAAAGCCTGCTCCAACCTTTCAAGAACAATGTCCACCCTCTTTGCTTCAGGTGTTTCTATAGTAGATTCACTTGATATTACCGCCAAGACCATGGACAACGTCCTATATAAAAATGCACTGACAGAGACCAAAGATGCAGTAATCGCAGGTCAGCCAATGTCCCTGGCCCTTGAAAACACCAAAATGTTCCCACCTATGATGTATCACATGATCAGAATAGGTGAAGAGTCCGGTTCAACGGATGAAATGCTTGAAAAGCTGGCAGAGTACTATGATCAGGAAGTAGAATCCGCAACTGCTGCCCTCATGGCAGCCATGGAACCAATGATCATAATCGTACTTGCCGGAATTGTCGGTTTCTTGATAGCGGCAGTAATGTCCCCGATGGTTACCATGTACCAGTCGTTGGATAATTTATAA